One genomic region from Actinocatenispora thailandica encodes:
- a CDS encoding LCP family protein: protein MASTPPNARGSARVRSGRTPGREGMSHGTVPRSYLGGQSRPARGSARPAPSGGGPGGPRGPRRPGGGGGGGGGNQYRGKRRPRWGRRILVIVLALVVLAGVGTVGVWAYASSLDSKLHRTDAFAGLTGGRPAKKVDGAQNILMLGSDMRTSWKKSGEKPRTDTIMLLHIDADHNHAYVVSIPRDTWVYVPEMKGANGGGTNAKINAAFAWGGTPLMVKTVEGFTGVRIDHVAIMNFQGFQQVTDALGGVRMYVDQTITSIHPPHRKFTKGWHTFDGAQALDYCRQRYQFATGDFARQKHQQQFLKALLNKAASSGTLSNPKKLNDFLQAVVKVIQVDKSFQLIDEAVQFRNLRSNDITFLTSPNDGTGTMDGQSVVLSDKQKASSLYDAVTNDSVAKWLKDNPQKK, encoded by the coding sequence ATGGCTTCCACACCCCCGAACGCGCGCGGCTCCGCCCGGGTCCGCTCCGGCCGGACACCCGGCCGCGAGGGGATGTCGCACGGCACCGTGCCGCGCAGCTACCTGGGCGGGCAGAGCCGCCCAGCCCGCGGCTCGGCCCGGCCCGCCCCCAGCGGCGGCGGCCCCGGCGGCCCACGCGGCCCGCGGCGCCCGGGCGGTGGCGGCGGGGGCGGCGGGGGCAACCAGTACCGCGGCAAGCGCCGGCCACGCTGGGGCCGGCGCATCCTGGTCATCGTGCTGGCGCTGGTGGTGCTGGCCGGCGTCGGCACCGTCGGCGTCTGGGCGTACGCCAGCTCGCTGGACAGCAAGCTGCACCGCACCGACGCGTTCGCCGGGTTGACCGGCGGCCGGCCGGCGAAGAAGGTCGACGGCGCGCAGAACATCCTGATGCTCGGCAGCGACATGCGCACGAGCTGGAAGAAGAGCGGCGAGAAGCCGCGCACCGACACGATCATGCTGCTGCACATCGACGCCGACCACAATCACGCCTACGTGGTCTCCATCCCGCGCGACACCTGGGTGTACGTGCCGGAGATGAAGGGCGCCAACGGCGGCGGCACCAACGCGAAGATCAACGCCGCGTTCGCCTGGGGCGGCACCCCGCTGATGGTCAAGACGGTGGAGGGTTTCACCGGGGTCCGGATCGACCACGTCGCGATCATGAACTTCCAGGGCTTCCAGCAGGTCACCGACGCGCTGGGCGGGGTCCGGATGTACGTGGACCAGACGATCACGTCGATCCATCCGCCGCACCGCAAGTTCACCAAGGGCTGGCACACCTTCGACGGCGCGCAGGCCCTCGACTACTGCCGCCAGCGGTACCAGTTCGCCACCGGCGACTTCGCCCGGCAGAAGCACCAGCAGCAGTTCCTCAAGGCGCTGCTGAACAAGGCGGCGAGCAGCGGCACACTGTCCAACCCGAAGAAGCTGAACGACTTCCTGCAGGCGGTCGTCAAGGTGATCCAGGTGGACAAGAGCTTCCAGCTGATCGACGAGGCGGTGCAGTTCCGCAACCTGCGCAGCAACGACATCACGTTCCTGACCAGCCCGAACGACGGCACCGGCACGATGGACGGGCAGAGCGTGGTGCTGTCGGACAAGCAGAAGGCGTCCTCGCTGTACGACGCGGTCACCAACGACAGCGTCGCCAAGTGGTTGAAGGACAACCCTCAGAAGAAGTAA
- a CDS encoding LCP family protein codes for MARARTGRDGRRKSPLWARLLVWVGAVLLVLSGGTMAAGAALLHRYDSSVHRADLIDGSSGHEVIDGAFDYLLLGSDKRPTDTTGDLGRSDTIMIAHVTADHRHAYLISIPRDLWVPIDDCGQGAGCTAKINAAYVFGGPKLTARTVEQLTGVSLDGMVIVSFQGFDRVVDALGGIRLCVDERSRSIHTGRLFTVGCHHFTGAEALDYVRQREDLPDGDYGRQRHQQQLIKAAAGEAERQGLSSNPAKLDRVIRAVGDDLTVDTNGTPLPDLVFSLHNISGSDITMLRLPEIDGYSPDGQAIQQLDDTGRSLFTAIREDDLATWAAAHPTLVNKNAG; via the coding sequence GTGGCCAGGGCGCGGACCGGGCGGGACGGGCGGCGCAAGTCGCCGCTGTGGGCCCGGTTGCTGGTGTGGGTCGGCGCGGTGCTGCTGGTGCTGTCCGGCGGCACGATGGCGGCCGGCGCCGCGCTGCTGCACCGGTACGACAGCAGCGTGCACCGGGCGGACCTGATCGACGGGTCGTCGGGGCACGAGGTGATCGACGGCGCGTTCGACTACCTGCTGCTCGGATCGGACAAGCGGCCCACCGACACCACCGGTGACCTGGGCCGGTCCGACACGATCATGATCGCGCACGTCACCGCCGACCACCGGCACGCGTACCTGATCTCGATCCCGCGTGACCTGTGGGTACCCATCGACGACTGCGGCCAGGGTGCCGGTTGCACGGCGAAGATCAACGCCGCGTACGTCTTCGGCGGGCCGAAGCTGACCGCCCGTACCGTCGAGCAGCTCACCGGTGTGTCGCTGGACGGCATGGTCATCGTCAGCTTCCAGGGGTTCGACCGGGTCGTCGACGCGCTCGGCGGGATCCGGCTGTGCGTCGACGAGCGCAGCAGGTCGATCCACACCGGACGGCTGTTCACCGTCGGTTGCCACCACTTCACCGGCGCCGAGGCACTCGACTACGTGCGGCAGCGCGAGGACCTGCCGGACGGCGACTACGGCCGGCAGCGACACCAGCAGCAGCTGATCAAGGCGGCGGCCGGGGAGGCCGAGCGCCAGGGGCTGTCGTCGAATCCGGCGAAGCTGGACCGGGTGATCCGCGCGGTCGGCGACGACCTCACCGTCGACACCAACGGCACCCCGCTGCCCGACCTGGTGTTCTCGCTGCACAACATCTCCGGTTCGGACATCACCATGCTGCGGCTGCCGGAGATCGACGGGTACTCGCCGGACGGGCAGGCGATCCAGCAACTCGACGACACCGGCCGCAGCCTGTTCACCGCGATCCGCGAGGACGATCTCGCGACCTGGGCGGCGGCGCACCCCACCCTGGTCAACAAGAACGCCGGTTGA